The stretch of DNA CGGGCAGCACGACTTCCCCGCCCTGCGCACGATCATCTGGGCCGGCGACGCCCTGGCACCCGCCGACCTGCGACATCTCATGGAGCGGTTGCCGCACGTGGGTTTCACCAACGTCTACGGGGCCACCGAGGGCGCCATCGCCAGCACCGTGCACGATGTCGCCGACATCGCGGAGTGCGCGGAACCGATCCCCCTGGGCAGGGCCATCGACGGGGAGGAACTCCTCGTGCTGTCGGCCACCGGCCGACCGGCCGGTGTCGGCGAAGTCGGTGAACTGTGCATCGGAGGAGTCGGACTCACCCCGGGTTACTGGGACGACCCGGCGACCACCGAGCAGTCCTTCGTCCAGCATCCGCCGTCGTCGGGACGGCGCTGGTACCGCACCGGTGATCTCGCACGGGTCGATGCGGGCGGCGTCCACCACTTCCACGGGCGCTCCGACCGGCAGATCAAGTCACGTGGCTACCGCATCGAACTCGACGAGATCGCGCTGGCGCTCAACGAGTTCGAGGACCTCGCCGACAGTGCAGTGGTCAGCGTCCACGTGGGCGGGTTCGAGCGGAACCGGATCTGTGCTGCCTACGTCCCGAAGGACGGCCCGCCGGCGAGACCGGCCGAGTTGCGCAAGCGCCTCGCGGAATCGCTGCCCGCATACATGCTCCCGGCGCGCTGGAAGGAGCTGGAAGCGATGCCCCGGAACCAGAACGGCAAGATCGACCACCAGGCCCTGCGGGACCTGTTCCAGGAAGGTGGCCAACGGTGAAGGAAACCTCGACCGTCGGCCGGATACGAGAGCTCCTGGCCGAGAACCTGTTCATCGAAGACGCGGCGGCGGACTCCGACCTGATCGCCTCCGGCCAGCTCGACTCGGCGGGTTTCATGCAGGTCTTCGCCCTGCTCGAGGAGGATTTCGAGATCAGCATCGAGTTGGCGGACCTCGACCGGGAACATTTCCGGACCATGCTGCGCATGGCGGACTTCGTGGACCGCAAACGCGATGCTCCGGACCCCGCCGGGACGGACTGAACGAAAGACCGGAGGTCGCGACGATGGACATCCGCACATCTCGCTACGAGCCGTCCGCACGTTCCGCCGTGGTCGAATTCCAGCAGCTGCTGTGGAGCGGCGGGCCGGACGGCAACGCGGCCTACCTGGACTGGAAGTACGCGCAGAACCCGTACCTGAACGACCGGTACCTCCTCTTGGCTTGGGAAGGCGACGAACTGGTCGGCATGGTCGGCGGATTCGGTGCCTGCTGGCAGCACGGGGGCGACCGCGTCGTCCTGCCCTGCATCGCGGATACCGTGGTCGCCCCCGACCACCGCGGCGGCCCGCTGTTCGGCAGGATGCTCGACGAACTGACCGGGATGCTGCGAGCGGACGGCGTGCCGTGGCTGCTCGACTTCGGCGACCAGCGCGCCGCTCCGATCATGGTGATGCAGGGGTGGCAGAGCGTCGGGCCGTGGGCGATCGCGACCGCAGAACGCTCGGATGGTGCGGCGACGGGTCGGCTGTGGGCGCAGGCTCGCGAGCGGGAGCTGCGCGCACCGCGCTCGGGCGCCCGGATCCGCACAACGGCGACCCCGGAAGCGGACCTCTTCCGGGAGTTCGGCGCGTTGGCCGAACGAAATGCGCGCGCGACGCACATCCGGCACGTGCGGGACGCGGAGTACCTGTCTTGGCGAGCCCGCAATCCACTGGCCGACTACTTCTACTTGACGGCGCACTCCGACGGATTGGCCGGTTACCTGGTCGGGCACCGCACCCGCGTCGACGCGACCGACGGGCACACGCCGACGACGATCGTGGAGTGCGAGGCCGTCGACGACGGGGTCTGGCTGGACCTCGTCGAAGCGGCCGCCGGAGTGCTACCGGGCACCACGGTGCTCATCTGGACCCGGGACATCGGGGCGGACCAGCGCTCGTCGCTGCCGAGCCTCGGATTCGCGCACGACGAGCCTTCCGGCCGGCTCACCCGGGACTGGCACCTGCCGAACCTCCTGGTCCGGTCCACGGGCGCCGAGGTCCACCCGGATTGGTTGACCGGCTTGCACGATCCGTCCCGATGGGACCTGCGCGCAGTCTGCGGACGGAGTTGGCGATGAACCCGGTCGAACGCGCAGCAACGCATTGCCACCGACGTCCCCACATTTCACCGAATATCCGCACGGGCGATTTGCACGCATCGGTCGGCGGTATTCCCGCTTGACCCATTTGGCGGATTAACGCCCAACAATGCACCGGATACGCTGGGCAGTGACAGACACGAGGGCAGCTCATCTCCGCCTGCGACACCACCCCCGGAATGGGGAATCACTGCTCGCCGATATTTTGGACATTCTCGTCCGCGAGCAATAGTCCGGGTCGCGGCCGCAGGCGCAACACGCACGCGAAGCGCAGCCGGCGAAAACCGCCGGAACCGCTCACTGGGGCGCGCCGGCCACGCTTTTCCGGCTGAGAGCAAGGAGAATTCCGCACATGGACGACCAATTCTCCCCCGGCAAACATATCAAGAACCTGAAAACGGGTCCCAAGGTCGGGCTGGTCGATTCGAACGAAGTGCCGCTCGAAGGCATTCTCGGTGTGGCGGGCGCGGTGGAGACCATCGACGCCGCGGTCAACATCGGCGCCGACCGGCTCATCATGCAGCCGGGTTCGGAGTTCGAGCTGCACACACACCCCGGTGCGCACATCCTCTATGTGCTCAGCTCCCGCGGCTTCATCCACGTCGACGGCGTGGACTACGAAATGGGTGATGGCGACACGGTGTACGTGCCCGCCAACTACGCGCACGGGGTCAAGACCGACCCCACCGTCTCCAAGCCGCTGGAGATCGTCGCCTTCGGGGTTCCGCACATGCCGCTCGAATCGTCCGACCGCATGGAACTGGTCGGCCGGGAAGGCGCGCACGACGAGCTCGACGTCCTCGACGCGCCCGGCTGAGCCATGGCTGAAGCTTGGGAAACGGCGCAGGACCCGGCGGCGGTGCACGCGCTGCTGTGCACGAGCGACCGCCACCAAGCCCAGCGGTACGGCTCCGCGGCACCCGACCGCCGAGTGGAATCGACCCGGCGCAAGGTCGCCGCGGGGATGGTGCGGGTGCTGAGCTTCGACGGCGTCCCGGTCGGCATGTTCACCCTGGGAGCGGAACCGACCTTCGATCTCGCCGAAGCGGAGCTCCCGCCGGCGCGTTCCCCGCTGTACCTGAGCCGGTTGGCGGTCTCGCCCGAGGTGCTCTCGCGCGGTGTGGGGATGCGCTGCGTGCGCAAGGCGATCGAACTGGCGCGGGCGGCTGGAGCCGATGTGCTGCGCAGCGAAGCCAACCCCGAGCTGACGGGAACCTACGAGCTGCTCGGCGAGCTGGGCTTCGTCCAGCACGGTCCACTGCTGCGCAACGGCAGCGGAGTCCCGCGAATCCATCTGCAACGACCCCTGTGACTGCACCGGCCGCGCACCGGAGGAATGTGAGGCCCCAGTTGATCCGAGGTGCTTTTCGGGAACGCGCTTCCGATCCGCACGTTCGGCACCGACAACGGTTGTTGGACTCCGGGAAGTCGCTACCGGCTCCGCCGACGGACGTCACGCTGCCCAACCGCGACCCGGTCGCCGCATTCGCCGGTGAGCCGCTGGAAGTGCTGCGCGCCAACGGAATGCTCACCGTCCAATTCGACCACCCGCTGACCGACGAGGAGTTCCTGGCGCTCGGGGCCGAGCTCGGTACCGCTGCGGCAGAGACCGCTCCGGCCGTGCGCGAACAGGTCGAGCACGAGGTGATCTTGAACTTGGTGAGCCGCTACCAGCGCACCGACGACAACGACCTGCAGCCGTTCGCACGGAACTACCTGTCGCTGCACACCGAAGGCAGCGGTCGCCTGCTACCGGAGCAGCCGCGCTACATCGTGCTCATGTGCTGCGAGCCCGGAGACGACACGAGCGCCGCGCAGACGACCGTGGTGCCGATGCGGGAGGTGGCAGATCGGCTCAGCCCGCGCCAGCGGGAAGTGCTGTCCGCGACCAGCTATCGCGGCAAGGACCACGCGGTCCTGCGGTTCGAGGGCGACCGGCCGATCTTCTCTTTCCGGGATTTCCTGGGCAGCACGATGGAATGGACGTGCACCGCGGACACCGAACCGCCGGAGGTCGACGAGGCCATCCGCGCGCTGCTCGCGGCGATGTACGACGAGTCCACCGGGATCCGCGGAGTGCGCTGGAGCCGCGGTCTGCTCCTCGTCATCGACAACGCCCGCGTGTTCCACGGCCGCACGGCCGGGTCCGACGGCGGTTCCGTTCGCACCAGGCACCTCAAGCGCCTTCGCATCAACTGACACGGCGGCCAGTTCCCGCCGGCACGCGCCGTGCGCAGTCCTTGGAGACGACCGACATGCAACTGTTCCGTTCCATCCCCGCACCGCACACCACCGCGGTCTCCGAAGACGCGCTGGGCAGCGCGGACCGGGAACCACGTGCACCGTACGTGCGGACCAGCTTCGAGCACCACGTGGACGATCGAGTGCTGGAGGTGTTCGAGCGGGCGAACGATCCCGAAGACCCCTTCGAACTGCGCGATCTGTGGCTCGGCAGGGTCGAATCCGAACTCGGTGGCCATTCGCACCGGCCGATGCTTGCCGAACGCTGGCGTTCCGCGCGCAAGCGACGCGGCGTCGACGGCGCGGAGGTGCTCGCGTCGACCACGACCGTGCGCTTCGTCAAGGAGCTGTTCAACTGGTACTTCCGCGACGATCTCTACGGCGATCTGCGGCGCGACGACCTGATCATCCTCTCCGGTGGGTCGGTCGACGAAGTCGCGTGGGGACTGCCGCAGACCGTGAAGGAGTGCCTGCGCTACGCGCTGGACCGCGACTGGTACGGATACTCCGATTCGCGCGGCAGGTTCAACGCGCGCGACGCGGTGGCGCAGTACGAGAACTGGCGCATGGGCGGCCATCCGTACACGGTCGACAACGTGGCGATCACCCTCGGAGGGACGTTCGCGATCAGCTCCCTGGCGGACTTCGTGCTGCACGGCTCGTCGACCGACGCGCCCGCGCTGTGCGCGATCCCCAATTACCCCCCGCTGGTCGAGACGATCGCCCGCAGGCACGGTGTGCAGCTCGTGCCGGTGTCCTCGGTCAACGGCGCGACCTGCCTCGATCCGCTGATCGAGGCGCTGCGGCCCGACACACCGATGGTGATGCTGCAGACCGTCGGCAACCCGACCGGCGCGCTGGTCGATGAAGAGGACCTGGCCAGGTTGATCGTTGCGGCCGCGCCGTCCACCACGATCGTGCTCGACGAGTGCCACGAGTGGCTCGGCCCGCTGCAGCGATGTCCAGCGGCGCGCACCGCGAGCAACGTCGTGCGGGTGTCCAGCCTGTCGAAGACCTGGTCCGCACCCGGTTTGAAGGCGGGTTGGCTGGTGGCCGATCCGGCATTCGTCGCCGAGTACTACGAGTACGCTTCCACCGTTTTCGGCGGCCCGCCGTCGTTCTTCTACACCGCCATCGAGGTGCTTGCCCGCATGGAGCGGTGGCGCAACCTCGATCTGGAAACGCCAGGAGAAGCCGAGCTGGCCGAGTTCGAGCCGTCCTACGAGCTCGACACGCGAGTGCTCGCCGACGCCTACCGCCACTACCGGGCGGAACGGGAGCTGCGGCAGCACAGCCTGGAGGTCCTGCGCCGGGCCGCGACGGTTCGGCTGACCGAGGCGGGTCTGCCGGTGTTCCCGCCGCACTATTCGATCAACTCCACCATCGAGCCATCCGGCTGGTCGGACTCGTACCGCTGCTTCCGGGACCTGCTCCGGGAAACCGGGGTGTCGGTCTATCCGGGAGTGCTGAACTTCTGCCTGTCCGGCTCCGTCGGCCGGATCACGACAGCCCGGCGGTGGGAGGAACTCGCGGCGGGGATCGACCGCATCGGAACCTCGGCGAGGTGGCGAACCGGGAGGAGCAGCGGTGACTGAGTTCGAACCACCCCGCAATCGCCGCGCCGTCTACGGCATGGTGCATCTGCGCGCCCTGCCCGGAACGCCGTTCTACGAGCCGGACTCGTTCGACGAGACCCTGCGTCGCGCGGTCGAATCAGCCCGCGCCCTGGACCAGGGCGGAGCCGACGGGTGCCTGGTGCAGACCGTGGACGGTGCTTATCCCACGGGGCAGCAGAGCGATCCGGCGCGCATCGCCGCGCTGTCGCTGATCCTCGACGCCGTGCGGATGCGCACCGACCCCGCCTTCGAGGTCGGCCTGCAGATCATGCAGAACGACCTCATCAGCTCGCTCGCGCTGGTCAAGGTCGTGGGCGCCGATTTCGTCCGAGCCACCGCCATGGTGGGGGCGACGTTGACCCAGCACGGCTGGGTCGAGGCCGAGCCGCTGCGGGTCGCCGAATACCGGACCAAGCTCGGTGCCGCGGACGTCCGGATGATCGCCGAAGTGGACACCATGCACTTCCGCTGGTTCGGCGGCGAACGGGACGCGGGTGCGGTGGCCGCCGCCGCCCGGCAGGTGGGAGCGAACGCGCTGGCGGTCAGCCACGCGGACGCGGACACCGCCCTGGAGCTGATCGCCACCGTGCGCGAAGCGGTGCCGGACATGCCGCTGCTCCTCGCAGGCGGGACCGACCACGGGAACGCGTGCCGACTGCTCGCCGAGGCGGACGGCGCCTTCGTCGGCGGCTGCCTGGAACGGGGTGGCTGGGGCGGATCCGTGGATGCAGAGCGGGTGCGCTCCTACGTGCAGCTGGTCAATTCGTTGCGGTGAAGTCGCGCTCGCGGCGGTAAGGAGAGAAGGTGCCGACGGTCGAACCGGATGTGCTCGTGGACCAGGTGACGCGGTTGCCGGAGGATTTCGGGCTGCTGCTGGAAACCGTTCCCGCGATGGTCGACGCATCGCTGCCGGATGCGCACCTGGCCGCCGTCGACGAGGTCGTGCTCGTTGGCAGCGGCGACTCCTACCACGCCGCCTGCGCCGCGCAAACCGCGTTCGAAGCACTGGCCGGTCTCCGCTGCGAGCCGATGAGCGCGTTGCGCTACCTCCACTACGCTCGTCGGCACGAGCCGCCCGCCGACAGGCCGACAGGCCTGGTGGTCGGCATATCCGCGTCGGGCCGCACCGAGCCCGTGCTGCGCGCTCTGCACCGAGCGCGCGAACGCGGCCAACGCACGCTCGGCGTAACCTGCACCCCCGGCAGCGACATCACCCGCGTCGCCGATCACGACATCGTCTGCAGACTCCCGGATTCGCAACCCTCACCGGGCATCCGGACCTACCAAGCCGGGCTGCTGTCCGTTCTGCTGCTCGCCGTGCACGCGGGACGGGCGGGCAGGGGACCGGCTGCGGAGCTGGATGCAGCGCGGTCGGATCTCGCGGGCTGCGCCGACGTGCTGGCAGCCGTCCCGCGATCGCTCGCCGGACCCTGCGCGCGGCTCGCGGACGCGATCAGCGACGCGACGGCGGCGTGCGTGCTGGGCAGCGGTCCGAACCGGGGCACCGCCCTGTACGCGGCGGCCAAGCTCACCGAAGGTGCAGGCCTGTTCGCGGTAGGACAGGACCTGGAAGAGTGGTGCCACATCGAACGTTTCGCGGATCCGCCGGACATGCCGGTGCTACTGCTCAGCGTGCCCGGTCGCGCCAGCTGCGACGCCGAGCGAGTCGCCGCACGCGCGGCCGGGCTCGGTCGCCGCGTGGCCGTGGTCGGCGAACCCGCGGACCCGGCGTTGCAGCACGCCGCGATCGGTCTGGCACTGCCCGGCGACGGCGTGCGCGAAGAGCTCTCGCCGCTGCTGTACCACGCGTTCGCGGGTCTGGTGGCCGCCGAGCTGGCGCGGCGGCGGGGAATGCTCGCATTCCAAGGAGGTGTGGCGCGCTGAACCGCGCGACGCCGGGAGTCGACGACCGATTTCGGCATGTTCGGACACCGCGTGCCGGCGCGGTGGTTAAACTCCCGGAGGCATGAACTGGGGGAAGAACAACAACACGAATCAAGTCACCGAAAACAACTGTCCACACGCGGGGGACGGGACGGCTCGGCGCGGATTCGCCGGCCTTCCCGCCAGGTTCTGGGTGCTGTTCTGCGGCCAGCTGGTCAATCGGCTCGGCGGTATGGTTATGGCCTTCCTCGCGCTGTACCTCCACGACCGGGGGCTCGGACCCGCGCAGATCGGACTCGTGCTCGCTGCGCACGGGGCGGGATCGCTGGTGAGCCAGCCGATCGGCGGCGCGCTCGCCGACCGCTTCGGTCGCCGTCCCACGATGCTGATCGCCCTGCTGTCGACCAGCGCAGCGATGACGGCGCTCGGAATCGCCGGAAGCCTCCCCGCGCTGATCGCTTCCGCCACCGTGCTCGGGGTGGTCGCGGAGATCTACCGGCCGGCAGCCGCCGCGCTGGTGGCCGACGTGGTTCCGGTCGAACAGCGGGCACGGGCGTACGGTCTGCTGTTCTGGGCCATCAACCTCGGCTTCTCCGCAGCGGGGATGGCGGCCGGGTACCTCGCCACGCACGGCTACTGGATGCTGTTCGTGATCGACGTGGTAACCGGCCTCCTCGGGGCCTTGGTGGTCGCCATCGGCCTACGCGACGAGCCGCACCGGCCGGTCCGCCGCGCGGAGGTGGTCGGCTACCGGACGGCGTTGCGCGATCCGCTGCTGCTGGCGCTGACCGCGGTCACGCTCGGATTCGCCACGGTTTACCAGCAGTGGCAGGTGACGATCCCGCTGGCCATCCGCGACGACGGGTTGTCCACGACGGTCTACGGCTCGCTCGCCGCGATGAACGGCGTGCTGATCGTGCTGCTGCAGCCGTTCCTGAGCTCGTGGTTCGACCGCTTCGACCGGATGCACGTGCTCGCGGTATCGGCCGCGATGATCGGCCTGGGGATGACGCTGACCGGGCTCGCTCACGAACCGTGGCAATTCGGGGCCAGCACCGTGTTATGGACCTTGGGCGAAATCGGCACCGCAGGCAACAGCGCCGCTCTCGCCGCCGACATCGCGCCGGCGGCTGCCCGGGGGCGCTACCAAGCCGTACTCGGCTGGGGCTGGGGAGCAGCGGCGCTGCTGGGATCCGGCGGCGGATCCTTGCTGTACGGGGCAGTGGGCCCCGCAGCGGTGTGGACCTGCTGCCTGGTGCTCGGTTCGTTGTCGGCAGCCGGGTCGCTGGCGCTGCGGAACCGGGTCCGAGACCGCACTGCGCTGTCCGACTCCGGTGGTCTTCCTCCGACCCTAGTCGGGTCGCGCTGACCGGCGGCTAGCGCAGCTCCGGAGCGACCTCGGTCGCCATCAGCTCCACCGTGCGCCAGTCGATCGGCGGCCGGACTCCGAGAAGGAAATCGCGCACCCCGAGATCCGCATAGCGGCGCAGTTCCCGCACGCAGTCCTTCGGCGTCCCGAAGCAAAGGTACTCGTGCCGGTCCGGCGACCCGCTGGGCAGGCGCCGCAACACCGCGTCCCGGTTCC from Saccharopolyspora sp. SCSIO 74807 encodes:
- a CDS encoding SIS domain-containing protein; this translates as MPTVEPDVLVDQVTRLPEDFGLLLETVPAMVDASLPDAHLAAVDEVVLVGSGDSYHAACAAQTAFEALAGLRCEPMSALRYLHYARRHEPPADRPTGLVVGISASGRTEPVLRALHRARERGQRTLGVTCTPGSDITRVADHDIVCRLPDSQPSPGIRTYQAGLLSVLLLAVHAGRAGRGPAAELDAARSDLAGCADVLAAVPRSLAGPCARLADAISDATAACVLGSGPNRGTALYAAAKLTEGAGLFAVGQDLEEWCHIERFADPPDMPVLLLSVPGRASCDAERVAARAAGLGRRVAVVGEPADPALQHAAIGLALPGDGVREELSPLLYHAFAGLVAAELARRRGMLAFQGGVAR
- a CDS encoding GNAT family N-acetyltransferase; translated protein: MAEAWETAQDPAAVHALLCTSDRHQAQRYGSAAPDRRVESTRRKVAAGMVRVLSFDGVPVGMFTLGAEPTFDLAEAELPPARSPLYLSRLAVSPEVLSRGVGMRCVRKAIELARAAGADVLRSEANPELTGTYELLGELGFVQHGPLLRNGSGVPRIHLQRPL
- a CDS encoding TauD/TfdA family dioxygenase, producing MLDSGKSLPAPPTDVTLPNRDPVAAFAGEPLEVLRANGMLTVQFDHPLTDEEFLALGAELGTAAAETAPAVREQVEHEVILNLVSRYQRTDDNDLQPFARNYLSLHTEGSGRLLPEQPRYIVLMCCEPGDDTSAAQTTVVPMREVADRLSPRQREVLSATSYRGKDHAVLRFEGDRPIFSFRDFLGSTMEWTCTADTEPPEVDEAIRALLAAMYDESTGIRGVRWSRGLLLVIDNARVFHGRTAGSDGGSVRTRHLKRLRIN
- a CDS encoding BtpA/SgcQ family protein yields the protein MTEFEPPRNRRAVYGMVHLRALPGTPFYEPDSFDETLRRAVESARALDQGGADGCLVQTVDGAYPTGQQSDPARIAALSLILDAVRMRTDPAFEVGLQIMQNDLISSLALVKVVGADFVRATAMVGATLTQHGWVEAEPLRVAEYRTKLGAADVRMIAEVDTMHFRWFGGERDAGAVAAAARQVGANALAVSHADADTALELIATVREAVPDMPLLLAGGTDHGNACRLLAEADGAFVGGCLERGGWGGSVDAERVRSYVQLVNSLR
- a CDS encoding acyl carrier protein, which translates into the protein MKETSTVGRIRELLAENLFIEDAAADSDLIASGQLDSAGFMQVFALLEEDFEISIELADLDREHFRTMLRMADFVDRKRDAPDPAGTD
- a CDS encoding MFS transporter, translated to MNWGKNNNTNQVTENNCPHAGDGTARRGFAGLPARFWVLFCGQLVNRLGGMVMAFLALYLHDRGLGPAQIGLVLAAHGAGSLVSQPIGGALADRFGRRPTMLIALLSTSAAMTALGIAGSLPALIASATVLGVVAEIYRPAAAALVADVVPVEQRARAYGLLFWAINLGFSAAGMAAGYLATHGYWMLFVIDVVTGLLGALVVAIGLRDEPHRPVRRAEVVGYRTALRDPLLLALTAVTLGFATVYQQWQVTIPLAIRDDGLSTTVYGSLAAMNGVLIVLLQPFLSSWFDRFDRMHVLAVSAAMIGLGMTLTGLAHEPWQFGASTVLWTLGEIGTAGNSAALAADIAPAAARGRYQAVLGWGWGAAALLGSGGGSLLYGAVGPAAVWTCCLVLGSLSAAGSLALRNRVRDRTALSDSGGLPPTLVGSR
- a CDS encoding cupin domain-containing protein, with the translated sequence MDDQFSPGKHIKNLKTGPKVGLVDSNEVPLEGILGVAGAVETIDAAVNIGADRLIMQPGSEFELHTHPGAHILYVLSSRGFIHVDGVDYEMGDGDTVYVPANYAHGVKTDPTVSKPLEIVAFGVPHMPLESSDRMELVGREGAHDELDVLDAPG
- a CDS encoding aminotransferase class I/II-fold pyridoxal phosphate-dependent enzyme; translation: MQLFRSIPAPHTTAVSEDALGSADREPRAPYVRTSFEHHVDDRVLEVFERANDPEDPFELRDLWLGRVESELGGHSHRPMLAERWRSARKRRGVDGAEVLASTTTVRFVKELFNWYFRDDLYGDLRRDDLIILSGGSVDEVAWGLPQTVKECLRYALDRDWYGYSDSRGRFNARDAVAQYENWRMGGHPYTVDNVAITLGGTFAISSLADFVLHGSSTDAPALCAIPNYPPLVETIARRHGVQLVPVSSVNGATCLDPLIEALRPDTPMVMLQTVGNPTGALVDEEDLARLIVAAAPSTTIVLDECHEWLGPLQRCPAARTASNVVRVSSLSKTWSAPGLKAGWLVADPAFVAEYYEYASTVFGGPPSFFYTAIEVLARMERWRNLDLETPGEAELAEFEPSYELDTRVLADAYRHYRAERELRQHSLEVLRRAATVRLTEAGLPVFPPHYSINSTIEPSGWSDSYRCFRDLLRETGVSVYPGVLNFCLSGSVGRITTARRWEELAAGIDRIGTSARWRTGRSSGD
- a CDS encoding GNAT family N-acetyltransferase, which produces MDIRTSRYEPSARSAVVEFQQLLWSGGPDGNAAYLDWKYAQNPYLNDRYLLLAWEGDELVGMVGGFGACWQHGGDRVVLPCIADTVVAPDHRGGPLFGRMLDELTGMLRADGVPWLLDFGDQRAAPIMVMQGWQSVGPWAIATAERSDGAATGRLWAQARERELRAPRSGARIRTTATPEADLFREFGALAERNARATHIRHVRDAEYLSWRARNPLADYFYLTAHSDGLAGYLVGHRTRVDATDGHTPTTIVECEAVDDGVWLDLVEAAAGVLPGTTVLIWTRDIGADQRSSLPSLGFAHDEPSGRLTRDWHLPNLLVRSTGAEVHPDWLTGLHDPSRWDLRAVCGRSWR